A single window of Oncorhynchus keta strain PuntledgeMale-10-30-2019 chromosome 34, Oket_V2, whole genome shotgun sequence DNA harbors:
- the LOC127915277 gene encoding general transcriptional corepressor trfA-like isoform X19, with product MGSTWRENERERMSNVRRSWGTEDRTEREIKKERMSNVRRSWGTEDRTEREIKKERMSNVRRSWGTEDRTERESKKERMSNVRRSWGTEDRTERESKKERMSNVRRSWGTEDRTEREIKKERMSNVRRSWGTEDRTEREIKKERMSNVRRSWGTEDRTERESKKERMSNVRRSWGTEDRTERESKKERMSNVRRSWGTEDRTEREIKKERMSNVRRSWGTEDRTEREIKKERMSNVRRSWGTEDRTEREIKKERVSNVRRSWGTEDRTERENKKERLSNVRRSWGTEDRTEREIKKERMSNVRRSWGTEDRTEREIKKERMSNVRRSWGTEDRTEREIKKERMSNVRRSWGTEDRTEREIKKERMSNVRRSWGTEDRTEREIKKERMSNVRRSWGTEDRTEREIKKERMSNVRRSWGTEDRTEREIKKERMSNVRRSWGTEDRTERESKKERMSNVRRSWGTEDRTEREIKKERMSNVRRSWGTEDRTEREIKKERMSNVRRSWGTEDRTEREIKKERMSNVRRSWGTEDRTERESKKERMSNVRRSWGTEDRTEREIKKERMSNVRRSWGTEDRTEREIKKERMSNVRRSWGTEDRTEREIKKERMSNVRRSWGTEDRTERESKKERMSNVRRSWGTEDRTERESKKERMSNVRRSWGTEDRTERESKKERMSNVRRSWGTEDRTEREIKKERMSNVRRSWGTEDRTERESKKERMSNVRRSWGTEDRTEREIKKERMSNVRRSWGTEDRTEREIKKERMSNVRRSWGTEDRTEREIKKERMSNVRRSWGTEDRTERESKKERMSNVRRSWGTEDRTERESKKERMSNVRRSWGTEDRTERESKKERMSNVRRSWGTEDRTERESKKERMSNVRRSWGTEDRTERESKKERMSNVRRSWGTEDRTERESKKERVSNVRRSWGTEDRTERESKKERMSNVRRSWGTEDRTEREIKKERMSNVRRSWGTEDRTERESKKERMSNVRRSWGTEDRTERESKKERMSNVRRSWGTEDRTERESKKERMSNVRRSWGTEDRTERESKKERMSNVRRSWGTEDRTERESKKERMSNVRRSWATEDRTERESKKG from the exons ATGGGAAGCActtggagagagaatgagagggagaggatgagtaacgtgaggaggtcgtggggaacagaagacaggacagaaagagagattaaaaaggagaggatgagtaacgtgaggag GTCGTGGGGAAcagaagacaggacagaaagagagattaaaaaggagaggatgagtaacgtgaggaggtcgtggggaacagaagacaggacagaaagagagagtaaaaaggagaggatgagtaacgtgaggaggtcgtggggaacagaagacaggacagaaagagagagtaaaaaggagaggatgagtaacgtgaggag gtcgtggggaacagaagacaggacagaaagagagattaaaaaggagaggatgagtaacgtgaggaggtcgtggggaacagaagacaggacagaaagagagattaaaaaggagaggatgagtaacgtgaggaggtcgtggggaacagaagacaggacagaaagagagagtaaaaaggagaggatgagtaacgtgaggag gtcgtggggaacagaagacaggacagaaagagagagtaaaaaggagaggatgagtaacgtgaggag gtcgtggggaacagaagacaggacagaaagagagattaaaaaggagaggatgagtaacgtgaggag GTCGTGGGGAAcagaagacaggacagaaagagagattaaaaaggagaggatgagtaacgtgaggaggtcgtggggaacagaagacaggacagaaagagagattaaaAAGGAGAGGGTGAGTAACGTGAGGAGGTCGTGGGGAAcagaagacaggacagaaagagagaataaaAAGGAGAGGTTGAGTAACGTGAGGAGGTCGTGGGGGAcagaagacaggacagaaagagagattaaaaaggagaggatgagtaacgtgaggaggtcgtggggaacagaagacaggacagaaagagagattaaaaaggagaggatgagtaacgtgaggaggtcgtggggaacagaagacaggacagaaagagagattaaaaaggagaggatgagtaacgtgaggaggtcgtggggaacagaagacaggacagaaagagagattaaaaaggagaggatgagtaacgtgaggaggtcgtggggaacagaagacaggacagaaagagagattaaaaaggagaggatgagtaacgtgaggaggtcgtggggaacagaagacaggacagaaagagagattaaaaaggagaggatgagtaacgtgaggag gtcgtggggaacagaagacaggacagaaagagagattaaaaaggagaggatgagtaacgtgaggaggtcgtggggaacagaagacaggacagaaagagagagtaaaaaggagaggatgagtaacgtgaggaggtcgtggggaacagaagacaggacagaaagagagattaaaaaggagaggatgagtaacgtgaggaggtcgtggggaacagaagacaggacagaaagagagattaaaaaggagaggatgagtaacgtgaggaggtcgtggggaacagaagacaggacagaaagagagattaaaaaggagaggatgagtaacgtgaggaggtcgtggggaacagaagacaggacagaaagagagagtaaaaaggagaggatgagtaacgtgaggaggtcgtggggaacagaagacaggacagaaagagagattaaaaaggagaggatgagtaacgtgaggaggtcgtggggaacagaagacaggacagaaagagagattaaaaaggagaggatgagtaacgtgaggaggtcgtggggaacagaagacaggacagaaagagagattaaaaaggagaggatgagtaacgtgaggaggtcgtggggaacagaagacaggacagaaagagagagtaaaaaggagaggatgagtaacgtgaggaggtcgtggggaacagaagacaggacagaaagagagagtaaaaaggagaggatgagtaacgtgaggaggtcgtgggggacagaagacaggacagaaagagagagtaaaaaggagaggatgagtaacgtgaggaggtcgtggggaacagaagacaggacagaaagagagattaaaaaggagaggatgagtaacgtgaggaggtcgtggggaacagaagacaggacagaaagagagagtaaaaaggagaggatgagtaacgtgaggaggtcgtggggaacagaagacaggacagaaagagagattaaaaaggagaggatgagtaacgtgaggaggtcgtggggaacagaagacaggacagaaagagagattaaaaaggagaggatgagtaacgtgaggag gtcgtggggaacagaagacaggacagaaagagagattaaaaaggagaggatgagtaacgtgaggaggtcgtggggaacagaagacaggacagaaagagagagtaaaaaggagaggatgagtaacgtgaggaggtcgtggggaacagaagacaggacagaaagagagagtaaaaaggagaggatgagtaacgtgaggag gtcgtggggaacagaagacaggacagaaagagagagtaaaaaggagaggatgagtaacgtgaggaggtcgtgggggacagaagacaggacagaaagagagagtaaaaaggagaggatgagtaacgtgaggag gtcgtggggaacagaagacaggacagaaagagagagtaaaaaggagaggatgagtaacgtgaggaggtcgtggggaacagaagacaggacagaaagagagagtaaaaagGAGAGGGTGAGTAACGTGAGGAGGTCGTGGGGAAcagaagacaggacagaaagagagagtaaaaaggagaggatgagtaacgtgaggaggtcgtggggaacagaagacaggacagaaagagagattaaaaaggagaggatgagtaacgtgaggaggtcgtggggaacagaagacaggacagaaagagagagtaaaaaggagaggatgagtaacgtgaggaggtcgtggggaacagaagacaggacagaaagagagagtaaaaaggagaggatgagtaacgtgaggaggtcgtggggaacagaagacaggacagaaagagagagtaaaaaggagaggatgagtaacgtgaggaggtcgtggggaacagaagacaggacagaaagagagagtaaaaaggagaggatgagtaacgtgaggaggtcgtggggaacagaagacaggacagaaagagagagtaaaaaggagaggatgagtaacgtgaggaggtcgtgggcaacagaagacaggacagaaagagagagtaaaaagGGATAG
- the LOC127915277 gene encoding uncharacterized protein PF3D7_1120000-like isoform X33: MSNVRRSWGTADRTEREIKKERMSNVRRSWGTEDRTEREIKKERMSNVRRSWGTEDRTEREIKKERVSNVRRSWGTEDRTERENKKERLSNVRRSWGTEDRTEREIKKERMSNVRRSWGTEDRTEREIKKERMSNVRRSWGTEDRTEREIKKERMSNVRRSWGTEDRTEREIKKERMSNVRRSWGTEDRTEREIKKERMSNVRRSWGTEDRTEREIKKERMSNVRRSWGTEDRTEREIKKERMSNVRRSWGTEDRTERESKKERMSNVRRSWGTEDRTEREIKKERMSNVRRSWGTEDRTEREIKKERMSNVRRSWGTEDRTEREIKKERMSNVRRSWGTEDRTERESKKERMSNVRRSWGTEDRTEREIKKERMSNVRRSWGTEDRTEREIKKERMSNVRRSWGTEDRTEREIKKERMSNVRRSWGTEDRTERESKKERMSNVRRSWGTEDRTERESKKERMSNVRRSWGTEDRTERESKKERMSNVRRSWGTEDRTEREIKKERMSNVRRSWGTEDRTERESKKERMSNVRRSWGTEDRTEREIKKERMSNVRRSWGTEDRTEREIKKERMSNVRRSWGTEDRTESEIKKERMSNVRRSWGTEDRTERESKKERMSNVRRSWGTEDRTERESKKERMSNVRRSWGTEDRTERESKKERMSNVRRSWGTEDRTEREIKKERMSNVRRSWGTEDRTERESKKERMSNVRRSWGTEDRTERESKKERMSNVRRSWGTEDRTERESKKERMSNVRRSWGTEDRTERESKKERMSNVRRSWGTEDRTERESKKERMSNVRRSWGTEDRTERESKKERVSNVRRSWGTEDRTERESKKERMSNVRRSWGTEDRTEREIKKERMSNVRRSWGTEDRTERESKKERMSNVRRSWGTEDRTERESKKERMSNVRRSWGTEDRTERESKKERMSNVRRSWGTEDRTERESKKERMSNVRRSWGTEDRTERESKKERMSNVRRSWATEDRTERESKKG, from the exons atgagtaacgtgaggaggtcgtggggaacagcagacaggacagaaagagagattaaaaaggagaggatgagtaacgtgaggag GTCGTGGGGAAcagaagacaggacagaaagagagattaaaaaggagaggatgagtaacgtgaggaggtcgtggggaacagaagacaggacagaaagagagattaaaAAGGAGAGGGTGAGTAACGTGAGGAGGTCGTGGGGAAcagaagacaggacagaaagagagaataaaAAGGAGAGGTTGAGTAACGTGAGGAGGTCGTGGGGGAcagaagacaggacagaaagagagattaaaaaggagaggatgagtaacgtgaggaggtcgtggggaacagaagacaggacagaaagagagattaaaaaggagaggatgagtaacgtgaggaggtcgtggggaacagaagacaggacagaaagagagattaaaaaggagaggatgagtaacgtgaggaggtcgtggggaacagaagacaggacagaaagagagattaaaaaggagaggatgagtaacgtgaggaggtcgtggggaacagaagacaggacagaaagagagattaaaaaggagaggatgagtaacgtgaggaggtcgtggggaacagaagacaggacagaaagagagattaaaaaggagaggatgagtaacgtgaggag gtcgtggggaacagaagacaggacagaaagagagattaaaaaggagaggatgagtaacgtgaggaggtcgtggggaacagaagacaggacagaaagagagagtaaaaaggagaggatgagtaacgtgaggaggtcgtggggaacagaagacaggacagaaagagagattaaaaaggagaggatgagtaacgtgaggaggtcgtggggaacagaagacaggacagaaagagagattaaaaaggagaggatgagtaacgtgaggaggtcgtggggaacagaagacaggacagaaagagagattaaaaaggagaggatgagtaacgtgaggaggtcgtggggaacagaagacaggacagaaagagagagtaaaaaggagaggatgagtaacgtgaggaggtcgtggggaacagaagacaggacagaaagagagattaaaaaggagaggatgagtaacgtgaggaggtcgtggggaacagaagacaggacagaaagagagattaaaaaggagaggatgagtaacgtgaggaggtcgtggggaacagaagacaggacagaaagagagattaaaaaggagaggatgagtaacgtgaggaggtcgtggggaacagaagacaggacagaaagagagagtaaaaaggagaggatgagtaacgtgaggaggtcgtggggaacagaagacaggacagaaagagagagtaaaaaggagaggatgagtaacgtgaggaggtcgtgggggacagaagacaggacagaaagagagagtaaaaaggagaggatgagtaacgtgaggaggtcgtggggaacagaagacaggacagaaagagagattaaaaaggagaggatgagtaacgtgaggaggtcgtggggaacagaagacaggacagaaagagagagtaaaaaggagaggatgagtaacgtgaggaggtcgtggggaacagaagacaggacagaaagagagattaaaaaggagaggatgagtaacgtgaggaggtcgtggggaacagaagacaggacagaaagagagattaaaaaggagaggatgagtaacgtgaggaggtcgtggggaacagaagacaggacagaaagcGAGATTAAAAAGGAGAGGATGAGTAACGTGAGGAGGTCGTGGGGAAcagaagacaggacagaaagagagagtaaaaaggagaggatgagtaacgtgaggaggtcgtggggaacagaagacaggacagaaagagagagtaaaaaggagaggatgagtaacgtgaggaggtcgtgggggacagaagacaggacagaaagagagagtaaaaaggagaggatgagtaacgtgaggaggtcgtggggaacagaagacaggacagaaagagagattaaaaaggagaggatgagtaacgtgaggaggtcgtggggaacagaagacaggacagaaagagagagtaaaaaggagaggatgagtaacgtgaggaggtcgtggggaacagaagacaggacagaaagagagagtaaaaaggagaggatgagtaacgtgaggag gtcgtggggaacagaagacaggacagaaagagagagtaaaaaggagaggatgagtaacgtgaggaggtcgtgggggacagaagacaggacagaaagagagagtaaaaaggagaggatgagtaacgtgaggag gtcgtggggaacagaagacaggacagaaagagagagtaaaaaggagaggatgagtaacgtgaggaggtcgtggggaacagaagacaggacagaaagagagagtaaaaagGAGAGGGTGAGTAACGTGAGGAGGTCGTGGGGAAcagaagacaggacagaaagagagagtaaaaaggagaggatgagtaacgtgaggaggtcgtggggaacagaagacaggacagaaagagagattaaaaaggagaggatgagtaacgtgaggaggtcgtggggaacagaagacaggacagaaagagagagtaaaaaggagaggatgagtaacgtgaggaggtcgtggggaacagaagacaggacagaaagagagagtaaaaaggagaggatgagtaacgtgaggaggtcgtggggaacagaagacaggacagaaagagagagtaaaaaggagaggatgagtaacgtgaggaggtcgtggggaacagaagacaggacagaaagagagagtaaaaaggagaggatgagtaacgtgaggaggtcgtggggaacagaagacaggacagaaagagagagtaaaaaggagaggatgagtaacgtgaggaggtcgtgggcaacagaagacaggacagaaagagagagtaaaaagGGATAG
- the LOC127915277 gene encoding general transcriptional corepressor trfA-like isoform X32, whose translation MSNVRRSWGTEDRTEREIKKERMSNVRRSWGTEDRTEREIKKERMSNVRRSWGTEDRTEREIKKERMSNVRRSWGTEDRTEREIKKERVSNVRRSWGTEDRTERENKKERLSNVRRSWGTEDRTEREIKKERMSNVRRSWGTEDRTEREIKKERMSNVRRSWGTEDRTEREIKKERMSNVRRSWGTEDRTEREIKKERMSNVRRSWGTEDRTEREIKKERMSNVRRSWGTEDRTEREIKKERMSNVRRSWGTEDRTEREIKKERMSNVRRSWGTEDRTERESKKERMSNVRRSWGTEDRTEREIKKERMSNVRRSWGTEDRTEREIKKERMSNVRRSWGTEDRTEREIKKERMSNVRRSWGTEDRTERESKKERMSNVRRSWGTEDRTEREIKKERMSNVRRSWGTEDRTEREIKKERMSNVRRSWGTEDRTEREIKKERMSNVRRSWGTEDRTERESKKERMSNVRRSWGTEDRTERESKKERMSNVRRSWGTEDRTERESKKERMSNVRRSWGTEDRTEREIKKERMSNVRRSWGTEDRTERESKKERMSNVRRSWGTEDRTEREIKKERMSNVRRSWGTEDRTEREIKKERMSNVRRSWGTEDRTESEIKKERMSNVRRSWGTEDRTERESKKERMSNVRRSWGTEDRTERESKKERMSNVRRSWGTEDRTERESKKERMSNVRRSWGTEDRTEREIKKERMSNVRRSWGTEDRTERESKKERMSNVRRSWGTEDRTERESKKERMSNVRRSWGTEDRTERESKKERMSNVRRSWGTEDRTERESKKERMSNVRRSWGTEDRTERESKKERMSNVRRSWGTEDRTERESKKERVSNVRRSWGTEDRTERESKKERMSNVRRSWGTEDRTEREIKKERMSNVRRSWGTEDRTERESKKERMSNVRRSWGTEDRTERESKKERMSNVRRSWGTEDRTERESKKERMSNVRRSWGTEDRTERESKKERMSNVRRSWGTEDRTERESKKERMSNVRRSWATEDRTERESKKG comes from the exons atgagtaacgtgaggaggtcgtggggaacagaagacaggacagaaagagagattaaaaaggagaggatgagtaacgtgaggaggtcgtggggaacagaagacaggacagaaagagagattaaaaaggagaggatgagtaacgtgaggag GTCGTGGGGAAcagaagacaggacagaaagagagattaaaaaggagaggatgagtaacgtgaggaggtcgtggggaacagaagacaggacagaaagagagattaaaAAGGAGAGGGTGAGTAACGTGAGGAGGTCGTGGGGAAcagaagacaggacagaaagagagaataaaAAGGAGAGGTTGAGTAACGTGAGGAGGTCGTGGGGGAcagaagacaggacagaaagagagattaaaaaggagaggatgagtaacgtgaggaggtcgtggggaacagaagacaggacagaaagagagattaaaaaggagaggatgagtaacgtgaggaggtcgtggggaacagaagacaggacagaaagagagattaaaaaggagaggatgagtaacgtgaggaggtcgtggggaacagaagacaggacagaaagagagattaaaaaggagaggatgagtaacgtgaggaggtcgtggggaacagaagacaggacagaaagagagattaaaaaggagaggatgagtaacgtgaggaggtcgtggggaacagaagacaggacagaaagagagattaaaaaggagaggatgagtaacgtgaggag gtcgtggggaacagaagacaggacagaaagagagattaaaaaggagaggatgagtaacgtgaggaggtcgtggggaacagaagacaggacagaaagagagagtaaaaaggagaggatgagtaacgtgaggaggtcgtggggaacagaagacaggacagaaagagagattaaaaaggagaggatgagtaacgtgaggaggtcgtggggaacagaagacaggacagaaagagagattaaaaaggagaggatgagtaacgtgaggaggtcgtggggaacagaagacaggacagaaagagagattaaaaaggagaggatgagtaacgtgaggaggtcgtggggaacagaagacaggacagaaagagagagtaaaaaggagaggatgagtaacgtgaggaggtcgtggggaacagaagacaggacagaaagagagattaaaaaggagaggatgagtaacgtgaggaggtcgtggggaacagaagacaggacagaaagagagattaaaaaggagaggatgagtaacgtgaggaggtcgtggggaacagaagacaggacagaaagagagattaaaaaggagaggatgagtaacgtgaggaggtcgtggggaacagaagacaggacagaaagagagagtaaaaaggagaggatgagtaacgtgaggaggtcgtggggaacagaagacaggacagaaagagagagtaaaaaggagaggatgagtaacgtgaggaggtcgtgggggacagaagacaggacagaaagagagagtaaaaaggagaggatgagtaacgtgaggaggtcgtggggaacagaagacaggacagaaagagagattaaaaaggagaggatgagtaacgtgaggaggtcgtggggaacagaagacaggacagaaagagagagtaaaaaggagaggatgagtaacgtgaggaggtcgtggggaacagaagacaggacagaaagagagattaaaaaggagaggatgagtaacgtgaggaggtcgtggggaacagaagacaggacagaaagagagattaaaaaggagaggatgagtaacgtgaggaggtcgtggggaacagaagacaggacagaaagcGAGATTAAAAAGGAGAGGATGAGTAACGTGAGGAGGTCGTGGGGAAcagaagacaggacagaaagagagagtaaaaaggagaggatgagtaacgtgaggaggtcgtggggaacagaagacaggacagaaagagagagtaaaaaggagaggatgagtaacgtgaggaggtcgtgggggacagaagacaggacagaaagagagagtaaaaaggagaggatgagtaacgtgaggaggtcgtggggaacagaagacaggacagaaagagagattaaaaaggagaggatgagtaacgtgaggaggtcgtggggaacagaagacaggacagaaagagagagtaaaaaggagaggatgagtaacgtgaggaggtcgtggggaacagaagacaggacagaaagagagagtaaaaaggagaggatgagtaacgtgaggag gtcgtggggaacagaagacaggacagaaagagagagtaaaaaggagaggatgagtaacgtgaggaggtcgtgggggacagaagacaggacagaaagagagagtaaaaaggagaggatgagtaacgtgaggag gtcgtggggaacagaagacaggacagaaagagagagtaaaaaggagaggatgagtaacgtgaggaggtcgtggggaacagaagacaggacagaaagagagagtaaaaagGAGAGGGTGAGTAACGTGAGGAGGTCGTGGGGAAcagaagacaggacagaaagagagagtaaaaaggagaggatgagtaacgtgaggaggtcgtggggaacagaagacaggacagaaagagagattaaaaaggagaggatgagtaacgtgaggaggtcgtggggaacagaagacaggacagaaagagagagtaaaaaggagaggatgagtaacgtgaggaggtcgtggggaacagaagacaggacagaaagagagagtaaaaaggagaggatgagtaacgtgaggaggtcgtggggaacagaagacaggacagaaagagagagtaaaaaggagaggatgagtaacgtgaggaggtcgtggggaacagaagacaggacagaaagagagagtaaaaaggagaggatgagtaacgtgaggaggtcgtggggaacagaagacaggacagaaagagagagtaaaaaggagaggatgagtaacgtgaggaggtcgtgggcaacagaagacaggacagaaagagagagtaaaaagGGATAG